The sequence TTACTAAACACATTGCTAAACATGAACATCGTGAAGTTCATGTAAGCATTCCTTGGAAGTGGGTGAAGTTGCGACGCCGGTGGGAGCCGGCCTGGTTCTGGGAGGAACTTATGCAAAGGAAATCGAAAGCCCTTCTCGGGCTGGCCTCGACGCTCATGCTGTCGTCGGCATTGCCCAACCTTGCAATAGCCGATGAACTGACACTGTGCTGGGCCGCCTGGGACCCCGCCAACGCGCTCGTGGAACTGTCAAAGGACTTCACGGCCAAGACCGGCACGACGATGAAGTTCGAGTTCGTCCCTTGGACGAGCTATGCCGATCGCTTTCTCAATGAACTCAACTCTCACGGCAAGCTCTGCGACCTGATTATCGGCGACAGCCAGTGGATCGGCGGTTCGGCGGAAAATGGCCACTACGTCAAGCTCAACGACTTTTTCGACAAGGAAGGCATCAAGATGGATGACTTCGTGCCGGCAACAGTCGTCGGTTACTCCGAATGGCCGAAGAACACCCCGAACTACTGGGCGCTTCCGGCGATGGGCGACGTTGTCGGCTGGACCTACCGCAAGGATTGGTTCGAGCGTCCCGAACTGAAAAAGGAATTCAAGGAGAAATATGGCGCGGATCTCGTCGCGCCGAAAACCTATGGTCAACTGAAGCAGATCGCCGAATTCTTCCAGAAGCGCGAAATTGACGGAAAGACCGTCTACGGCGCTTCGATCTATACCGAGCGCGGCTCGGAGGGCATTACGATGGGCGTGACCAACGTCCTTTATGATTGGGGTTTCCAATATGAAAACCCCAAGAAGCCCTACGAGATGGAAAGCTTCGTCAATTCACCCGACGCGGTAAAGGGCCTTGAATTCTACAAGTCCCTTTACGATTGCTGCACGCCGCCGGGCAGCTCAAACGTCTACATGGTCGAATCCGCGGATGCCTTCAAATCCGGGCAGGTCGCCATGCAGATGAATTTCGCCTTTACTTGGCCCGGCCTTTACAAGGATGAGAAGGTCGGCGGCGACCGCATCGGCTTCTTTCCTAATCCTGCCGAGAAGGCGCACTTTGCACAACTCGGCGGCCAAGGCATCTCGGTGGTTTCCTATTCCGACAAGAAGGACGCCGCGCTGCAATACATCAAGTGGTTCGCACAAGCTGATGTGCAGGCCAAGTGGTGGGAGCTCGGCGGCTTCTCCTGCTTGAATTCCGTCGTCAATGCACCCAGCTTCGCCGGCAGCCAGCCCTACGCCCAGGCGTTTCTGGACTCCATGGCAATCGTCAAGGATTTCTGGGCCGAACCGAGCTACGCTTCGCTTCTCCAGGCCATGCAGAAACGGGTTCATAATTATGTCGTTGCCGGCAATGGGACCGCTCAGGAAGCGCTCGACGGCTTGGTGAAGGATTGGACCCAGGTGTTCGAGGATGACGGCAAGATCTAGTGCGTGGCTGGACACGTGGAGTTCTTGTCTGGACGGCGGTCCGGATCGGCAAAGGAGCCGGGCCGCATGATGTCCCACATAAGCAGAGACCAGGTGACATCTTGAACATTTCCAACTCCATCGTCGAGAAGGCAGCGGATGCGACTGCAAAGGTAACGCCGATTTCGGTGGTCCGGCGCGTCCGCGGCTTGTCCGATCGAGCGATAGCATGGCTGTTCATCGCCCCCGCTATCGTCCTGTTGCTCGCGATCAACATTTTTCCGCTCATCTGGGCAATCTATCTTTCCTTCACGAACTATCGTGCCAACCGGCCGAATGCCGCTGTCGAAGGGGTGGGTTTGAGAAATTACGAGCGCGTCCTGACTGATCCGGACATCTGGCAGGCGATGCAGACGACGGCGCATTTCGTCTTCTGGACGATTGTGCTGCAGACCGTTATCGGCTTCACACTCGCCTACCTGATCGATCGCAAATTTCGCGGCCACGCCTTCTGGACGACCATCATCTTGATTCCAATGATGCTGTCTCCGGCTGTGGTCGGCAATTTCTGGCGTTTTCTGTACGAGCCGCAGATCGGTCTTTTCGCCTATGCAGTCTCCTGGCTCACCGGCATTGCGACGTCGGATATTCGGATGCTCGGC is a genomic window of Rhizobium etli 8C-3 containing:
- a CDS encoding ABC transporter substrate-binding protein, which gives rise to MQRKSKALLGLASTLMLSSALPNLAIADELTLCWAAWDPANALVELSKDFTAKTGTTMKFEFVPWTSYADRFLNELNSHGKLCDLIIGDSQWIGGSAENGHYVKLNDFFDKEGIKMDDFVPATVVGYSEWPKNTPNYWALPAMGDVVGWTYRKDWFERPELKKEFKEKYGADLVAPKTYGQLKQIAEFFQKREIDGKTVYGASIYTERGSEGITMGVTNVLYDWGFQYENPKKPYEMESFVNSPDAVKGLEFYKSLYDCCTPPGSSNVYMVESADAFKSGQVAMQMNFAFTWPGLYKDEKVGGDRIGFFPNPAEKAHFAQLGGQGISVVSYSDKKDAALQYIKWFAQADVQAKWWELGGFSCLNSVVNAPSFAGSQPYAQAFLDSMAIVKDFWAEPSYASLLQAMQKRVHNYVVAGNGTAQEALDGLVKDWTQVFEDDGKI
- a CDS encoding carbohydrate ABC transporter permease: MNISNSIVEKAADATAKVTPISVVRRVRGLSDRAIAWLFIAPAIVLLLAINIFPLIWAIYLSFTNYRANRPNAAVEGVGLRNYERVLTDPDIWQAMQTTAHFVFWTIVLQTVIGFTLAYLIDRKFRGHAFWTTIILIPMMLSPAVVGNFWRFLYEPQIGLFAYAVSWLTGIATSDIRMLGDVSLAPWAIIIVDTWMWTPYVMLICLAGLRSIPDYIYEAAEVDRASPWRQFWSITVPMALPFIMLAVLFRGIENFKMFDMVTLLTGGGPGSVTEVASITLKRAAFESWATGRASAFAIVLFVAVFGLANIYVRALNKVKQR